The Trichosurus vulpecula isolate mTriVul1 chromosome 3, mTriVul1.pri, whole genome shotgun sequence genome includes a window with the following:
- the LOC118844941 gene encoding small integral membrane protein 29-like translates to MSNTTAPSAPRAASDSMVGYVLGPFFFITLVGVVVAVMMYIQKKKSYDPAEELHEAEQELLCEVGDPKVVHGWHSSCQHKRMPLWDVKT, encoded by the coding sequence ATGAGTAACACGACAGCACCCAGTGCCCCCAGGGCTGCCAGCGACTCCATGGTGGGCTACGTGCTTGGCCCCTTCTTCTTTATCACCCTGGTAGGGGTGGTGGTGGCCGTGATGATGtacattcagaagaagaaaagctATGACCCGGCAGAAGAACTTCACGAAGCTGAGCAGGAGTTGCTATGTGAGGTGGGGGATCCCAAGGTTGTCCACGGCTGGcacagcagctgccagcacaAACGGATGCCCCTTTGGGACGTGAAGACGTAA